One stretch of Wolbachia endosymbiont of Armadillidium arcangelii DNA includes these proteins:
- the rpsD gene encoding 30S ribosomal protein S4: MTTTIERKSRICRRYGVNLWGRAKDPVNKRKYPPGQHGILGYKKLSDFGKQFAAHKKFKFYYAISSKQLRRTFLDAYKRKGYTADNFIGALESRLSSVLYHSGFVPTIYSAKQLISHKHVTVNDKVVNISSYRVKPGDIVKIRERAAKIPIVVEAEQKPEHKAPDYLEADSKALLVKYLRVPQYSEVPYSADMEVNLVVEFYSR; encoded by the coding sequence ATGACAACTACTATTGAGAGAAAGTCCAGAATTTGCCGCAGGTATGGTGTAAATTTATGGGGTAGAGCAAAAGATCCGGTAAATAAGAGAAAGTACCCTCCAGGTCAACATGGTATTCTTGGATACAAGAAGTTATCTGACTTTGGTAAGCAATTTGCCGCACATAAAAAATTTAAATTCTACTATGCAATTTCAAGCAAGCAGCTTAGGCGTACGTTTTTAGATGCTTACAAGAGAAAGGGTTATACGGCTGATAATTTTATCGGTGCCCTAGAATCAAGGTTAAGTTCTGTTTTATATCACTCTGGTTTTGTGCCAACAATTTACTCAGCAAAACAGCTTATATCTCATAAACATGTCACAGTTAATGATAAGGTAGTTAACATATCAAGTTATCGAGTGAAGCCCGGTGATATAGTAAAAATAAGGGAAAGAGCAGCAAAAATTCCTATAGTAGTAGAGGCTGAACAAAAACCAGAGCACAAAGCTCCAGATTATTTAGAGGCAGATAGTAAAGCACTTTTAGTGAAATATTTGAGAGTGCCTCAATATTCTGAAGTTCCCTATTCAGCAGACATGGAAGTCAATTTAGTAGTAGAATTCTATTCTAGATAG
- the tkt gene encoding transketolase, giving the protein MNHLPLESMANAVRFLSIDAVQKANSGHPGMPLGMADVATVLFAKYLNHNPDDSKWFSRDRFVLSNGHGSMLQYSILYMTGYISIDELKNFRQLTSKTPGHPEFGLTSGIEATTGPLGQGFATAIGMALAESILEKQFGIDHYTYVMLGDGCLMEGISHEAASLAGHLKLNKLIALFDDNDISIDGTTSLSCSDDVEKRFLAYGWNVDKTDGHDFDAISLAIEQAQKSDKPTLICCKTIIGKFSSRAGTSSAHSGAFTEEDINQMREKLNWNYEPFHVPEDVKTAWMETVERAKQNYVSLTSEELQRRLEKRLPDNIESDSANLKKQICELMPNEATRSSFGRVMELLTESMPELIGGSADLTGSNCTKYKHMQAIDSNNYGGSYVHYGVREYAMAACMNGMALHGGILPYGGTFLVFSDYCRPAIRLSALMKQQVIYVMTHDSIGVGEDGPTHQPIEHLASLRAIPNLYVFRPADAVETLECVNIALKKKESPALFALSRQNVNYMHFDAYQSTNLSKFGAYILCEYSGKLEVTIFATGSEVEIAVEAREKLQEKGVGTRVISMPCWRLFDEQTDEYKATILNNGSIKVAIEAGSEMGWHKYIGSNGIFIGMKNFGESAPYEALYKHFNISVDHIVKCVCE; this is encoded by the coding sequence ATGAATCATTTACCACTAGAATCCATGGCGAATGCTGTCCGCTTTTTATCAATTGATGCAGTACAAAAAGCAAATTCTGGACACCCAGGCATGCCACTTGGCATGGCAGATGTTGCAACTGTTTTATTTGCTAAGTATCTAAATCATAACCCTGATGATTCTAAATGGTTTAGTAGAGATCGCTTCGTCCTATCAAATGGTCACGGTTCAATGTTGCAATACTCTATATTATATATGACAGGCTATATTAGTATAGATGAGCTAAAAAACTTTAGGCAACTTACATCCAAAACTCCAGGTCACCCAGAATTTGGCTTAACTTCCGGAATAGAAGCAACAACAGGCCCGCTTGGTCAGGGGTTTGCCACTGCTATTGGCATGGCACTTGCTGAATCGATTCTTGAAAAGCAGTTTGGAATTGATCACTACACTTATGTAATGCTAGGAGATGGCTGTCTTATGGAAGGCATAAGCCATGAAGCGGCATCACTTGCTGGACATCTTAAATTAAATAAGTTGATAGCACTCTTCGACGACAATGACATCTCTATAGACGGTACTACTAGCCTCTCTTGCTCTGATGATGTTGAGAAACGCTTTTTGGCATATGGATGGAATGTTGATAAAACCGATGGGCATGATTTTGATGCCATATCCCTTGCAATAGAGCAGGCGCAAAAGTCTGATAAACCTACACTAATCTGTTGCAAAACCATTATCGGAAAATTTTCAAGCCGTGCTGGCACATCTTCTGCTCATAGTGGTGCTTTTACAGAGGAAGATATAAACCAGATGAGAGAAAAATTAAATTGGAATTACGAGCCATTTCATGTGCCAGAAGATGTAAAAACCGCCTGGATGGAAACAGTTGAGAGAGCAAAACAAAACTATGTATCCTTGACCAGTGAAGAACTGCAAAGAAGACTTGAGAAACGTTTGCCAGATAACATCGAGAGTGATTCGGCTAACCTGAAGAAACAAATATGTGAGCTAATGCCAAACGAAGCTACTCGATCTTCTTTTGGCAGAGTAATGGAACTATTAACCGAGTCTATGCCAGAATTAATTGGTGGATCTGCTGATCTTACCGGTTCAAATTGTACTAAATATAAGCACATGCAGGCAATAGATAGTAATAATTATGGTGGCTCTTATGTCCACTATGGAGTGAGAGAGTACGCTATGGCAGCTTGTATGAATGGTATGGCTCTTCATGGTGGGATTCTTCCTTATGGTGGCACTTTCTTAGTATTTTCCGACTACTGCCGCCCTGCTATACGTCTTTCAGCCTTGATGAAACAGCAGGTTATATATGTAATGACTCACGACTCAATTGGAGTAGGAGAAGATGGTCCAACTCATCAGCCAATAGAGCATTTAGCCTCTTTGCGAGCTATACCAAATCTATATGTTTTTAGGCCAGCTGATGCAGTTGAAACTTTGGAGTGCGTTAACATTGCACTTAAAAAGAAAGAGTCACCTGCACTGTTTGCGCTTTCAAGGCAGAATGTCAATTACATGCACTTTGATGCTTACCAATCTACCAATCTATCGAAGTTTGGTGCATATATCCTATGCGAATATTCAGGGAAGCTAGAAGTGACGATATTTGCTACCGGATCTGAAGTTGAGATTGCAGTTGAGGCAAGAGAAAAATTACAGGAAAAAGGTGTAGGTACAAGGGTCATTTCTATGCCATGCTGGAGGCTTTTTGACGAGCAAACTGATGAGTATAAAGCAACGATATTAAATAATGGCAGTATTAAAGTTGCAATTGAGGCTGGAAGTGAAATGGGTTGGCATAAATATATAGGCTCAAATGGTATATTTATTGGCATGAAAAATTTTGGAGAATCAGCACCTTATGAAGCGCTTTACAAGCACTTTAATATCAGTGTAGATCATATAGTAAAATGTGTGTGCGAATAA
- a CDS encoding ribose-phosphate diphosphokinase — MKVIIGSASKRLGDSIASGLHAQLFPTQVSRFADGEVNVEVANDLRNQEVYVVQSLSSPVNDNLMELLLTIDAAKRSGAKRITAIIPYYGYSRQDRVIKNNNMQSALSAKLTANLVQTAGANSVAAIDLHSSQIEGFFDIPVTNLICFEVFVNSIYKENLAIVAPDVGAIGRARAFAKILEEKYKLDNNIIVVDKYREKAGTSQVMNVIGEVANKNCVIVDDIVDSGGTLCNAALALKDRGAKSVVSCITHGILSGNAVEKISSSSLDKLVITDTVLHKFEKTDKIKVVSIANILICFMQGGKSVS, encoded by the coding sequence ATGAAGGTAATAATAGGTAGCGCTAGTAAACGATTAGGAGATTCAATAGCAAGTGGTCTACATGCTCAGCTATTCCCTACTCAGGTGTCAAGATTTGCCGATGGTGAGGTAAATGTAGAAGTAGCAAATGATCTACGTAATCAAGAAGTATACGTAGTACAATCTCTTTCTTCCCCTGTAAATGATAACCTTATGGAGCTTCTGCTTACAATTGATGCAGCAAAGAGATCTGGAGCTAAGAGAATAACGGCTATTATTCCTTATTACGGATACAGTAGGCAGGATAGGGTTATTAAAAACAATAATATGCAATCTGCTTTAAGTGCTAAATTAACTGCAAATCTTGTTCAAACTGCGGGTGCAAATAGTGTTGCTGCTATTGATTTGCATTCAAGTCAAATTGAAGGTTTTTTTGATATACCAGTTACTAATCTAATCTGTTTTGAAGTATTTGTTAACTCTATATACAAGGAAAATTTGGCAATAGTTGCGCCTGATGTTGGAGCAATTGGCAGAGCTCGTGCTTTTGCAAAGATTTTAGAGGAAAAATACAAGTTGGATAATAATATTATTGTAGTAGATAAATATAGAGAAAAAGCAGGTACATCTCAGGTAATGAATGTAATCGGAGAGGTTGCAAATAAAAATTGCGTCATTGTTGATGATATAGTTGACTCTGGCGGAACATTATGTAATGCAGCCCTTGCTTTAAAAGACCGAGGAGCAAAGTCTGTAGTTTCGTGCATTACACACGGCATACTTTCAGGTAATGCAGTTGAAAAAATCTCTTCCTCTTCTCTGGATAAATTAGTAATTACGGATACTGTACTTCACAAATTCGAAAAAACTGATAAGATAAAAGTTGTTTCAATTGCAAATATTTTAATTTGCTTCATGCAAGGAGGTAAAAGTGTCAGCTAG
- the gatC gene encoding Asp-tRNA(Asn)/Glu-tRNA(Gln) amidotransferase subunit GatC, which translates to MSARSTEDVITSLIEFANKRKITITREEMLKTAQLVRIKLSDDEIKYYSKELTMLDWIHDTLLKVNTEGVSPMRYGSIDKDIHVRDDVINSQNIKEEILSNTKPEHGYFVVPKVIND; encoded by the coding sequence GTGTCAGCTAGGTCAACAGAAGATGTTATCACTTCGCTAATAGAATTTGCAAACAAGAGAAAAATAACAATTACTAGGGAAGAAATGCTTAAAACTGCACAGCTTGTGAGGATTAAGTTATCCGATGATGAGATTAAGTACTATTCTAAAGAACTGACAATGCTGGATTGGATACATGATACTTTGTTGAAAGTTAATACTGAAGGTGTTTCTCCTATGCGTTATGGCAGTATAGACAAGGACATTCATGTACGCGATGATGTTATAAATTCTCAAAACATTAAAGAAGAGATATTGTCCAATACAAAACCTGAGCATGGGTATTTCGTAGTGCCAAAGGTTATAAACGATTAA
- a CDS encoding protein TolB, which produces MKLFVQLVLFISLFIPYTTKAVLYVDIKKSNIGNIDLVVSKCACKTEVENKLSESITKVIETNLSNSGLFNVKYGIETWKSDTIVTVSLSEVSNRNLELSFRLFDSFTKRELLTQSVVFPAKDWKKISHLVSNVIHDRLIGEKGHFNTKITYIAEEKDSNYKSVRKVAVMNQDGSNIRYLTNGDKFVSTPRFSPNGKGIVYISYTNGKSYIILKNLKDNTESIISAFEGVISAPRFSPDGKSLLISHSLGGETNILSLDLSSKRTKKITKGSAISTSPSFSPDQKYMAFSSDISGSQQLYVIDFTNKSKKPKRISFGSGRYATPVWSPKGDLIAFTKIQSGKFYIGVMKPDGKEERLLSEGHKIESPAWLPNGREIIFTRTESPSNSKLYLVGLVKKNQKMVSTPTNASLPDWSYF; this is translated from the coding sequence ATGAAGCTATTCGTTCAGTTGGTGTTATTTATTTCGTTATTTATTCCTTATACCACAAAAGCTGTTTTATATGTTGATATAAAAAAAAGCAATATTGGTAATATTGATCTTGTTGTATCTAAATGTGCATGCAAGACAGAAGTGGAAAACAAACTAAGTGAAAGCATCACAAAGGTAATTGAAACAAATCTATCTAATAGTGGCTTATTTAATGTAAAATATGGCATAGAGACTTGGAAAAGCGATACCATAGTCACAGTAAGTTTAAGTGAAGTATCAAACAGAAATTTAGAGCTATCGTTTCGTTTATTTGACAGTTTTACAAAAAGAGAATTGCTTACTCAGTCGGTTGTTTTTCCAGCAAAAGACTGGAAGAAAATTAGTCATCTTGTTTCAAATGTGATACATGATAGATTAATTGGCGAGAAAGGTCACTTCAACACAAAAATCACGTATATTGCTGAAGAAAAAGATAGCAATTACAAATCTGTGCGTAAAGTTGCTGTGATGAATCAAGATGGAAGTAATATAAGATACTTAACAAATGGTGATAAATTTGTGTCAACACCGAGATTCTCACCAAATGGAAAGGGTATTGTTTATATCTCATACACAAATGGTAAAAGTTATATAATATTAAAAAATTTAAAAGATAACACTGAATCAATAATCAGCGCATTTGAAGGAGTTATTTCTGCACCAAGATTTTCTCCTGATGGTAAATCTCTTTTAATTTCCCACTCATTGGGTGGTGAAACGAATATATTATCTCTAGACTTAAGTAGTAAACGAACAAAAAAAATTACTAAAGGTTCAGCTATAAGCACTTCTCCCTCTTTTTCTCCAGATCAAAAGTATATGGCTTTTAGCTCTGATATAAGTGGGAGTCAGCAACTGTACGTTATCGATTTTACTAACAAAAGTAAAAAACCTAAAAGAATTAGTTTTGGAAGTGGAAGATATGCTACGCCTGTTTGGTCGCCAAAAGGAGATCTGATAGCTTTTACAAAGATTCAGTCAGGAAAATTTTACATAGGAGTTATGAAGCCAGATGGCAAAGAAGAACGTCTGCTTTCAGAGGGGCATAAAATTGAATCTCCGGCATGGCTACCAAATGGTAGAGAAATCATTTTTACAAGAACAGAATCACCAAGCAACTCTAAACTATATTTAGTAGGCTTAGTAAAGAAAAATCAAAAAATGGTTTCCACTCCCACAAATGCTTCTTTACCGGATTGGTCTTATTTTTGA
- a CDS encoding ribonuclease J yields the protein MNINKNEFLFLPLGGVGRIGMNVSLYHYQGKWIMIDLGVGFADETMPGVELLIADIDFIAQRKKDLLGIIITHAHEDHCGAVPHLWEELQCPIYTTKFTVNFLKEKLKEFRLEGIVPMKEVDINGSINFGPFTVEFINITHSIPEANSILISTEVGSALHTGDWKFDPKPVVGLTSNIERLKEIGDKGDLLAAICDSTNILSKHHPESEGEIYNNIYNIIKRSKKLVAVSLFASNVARIETIAKAAQALNRKVVLLGRSLWRIVKVAQDSGYLTDSPEFLEAKEAVNFPREELVLLCTGCQGEPLAATSRLANKSHQAFKMQQGDTMIFSSKIIPGNETRAHNMLNAFIEMGVEVVIEKTENVHASGHPVKAELREMYSLIKPKMSIPVHGEYIHTDAHVKFAKECGVKKAIMIAPGDIVNLKNGEKVDSIDVDYFGIDGMLLRHPECSVIKMRKKMRDAGVIVVTAVVNKKNKLLAKPKVFAPGVFEAQEDAAIMQKIIEKVESAFSPQPIKKIRNKIESSIFSILKEYLLKRPIIEVQIEQV from the coding sequence ATGAACATAAACAAAAATGAGTTTTTATTTCTTCCACTTGGAGGAGTAGGAAGAATCGGGATGAATGTTAGCCTATATCATTACCAAGGCAAGTGGATTATGATCGACCTTGGTGTTGGTTTTGCAGATGAAACTATGCCAGGTGTTGAGCTGCTCATTGCTGATATAGATTTTATTGCTCAAAGAAAAAAAGATTTGCTTGGAATAATAATTACACATGCACATGAGGATCACTGTGGTGCAGTACCTCATCTGTGGGAAGAGTTGCAATGTCCCATATATACAACAAAGTTTACGGTTAATTTTCTCAAGGAGAAACTAAAGGAATTTCGATTGGAAGGTATAGTGCCTATGAAAGAGGTGGACATAAATGGCAGTATAAATTTTGGTCCTTTCACTGTTGAATTTATAAACATAACTCATTCAATTCCTGAGGCAAATTCAATATTAATTAGCACTGAAGTAGGTAGTGCGCTTCATACTGGAGACTGGAAATTTGATCCAAAACCTGTTGTTGGATTAACTTCTAATATAGAGCGTCTAAAAGAAATTGGCGATAAAGGTGACCTGCTTGCAGCAATTTGCGATTCAACCAATATATTAAGCAAGCATCACCCTGAGTCAGAAGGTGAAATTTATAATAATATTTATAACATAATAAAGCGGTCTAAAAAATTGGTTGCTGTGTCGCTATTTGCTTCAAATGTGGCGCGAATTGAGACTATCGCTAAAGCTGCACAAGCACTAAATAGGAAGGTGGTTTTACTTGGTAGATCCTTGTGGAGAATAGTGAAAGTTGCTCAAGATAGTGGTTATTTAACTGATTCTCCTGAGTTTCTAGAAGCAAAGGAAGCAGTAAATTTTCCAAGGGAAGAACTGGTGCTACTTTGCACAGGTTGTCAAGGTGAGCCACTGGCAGCAACCTCAAGGCTTGCTAATAAGAGTCATCAAGCATTTAAAATGCAGCAAGGTGATACAATGATTTTTTCGTCAAAAATCATTCCTGGCAATGAAACTCGTGCACATAACATGCTCAATGCCTTTATTGAGATGGGAGTAGAAGTTGTTATTGAAAAAACAGAGAATGTTCACGCTTCCGGACATCCAGTAAAAGCAGAGCTAAGGGAAATGTACTCTTTGATAAAACCTAAGATGTCTATTCCGGTTCATGGTGAGTATATTCATACGGATGCACATGTAAAGTTCGCTAAAGAGTGCGGTGTGAAAAAAGCAATAATGATTGCACCAGGTGATATTGTTAATTTGAAGAACGGAGAAAAAGTTGATTCAATCGATGTTGACTACTTTGGTATTGATGGTATGTTGCTGCGTCATCCGGAGTGCAGTGTTATAAAAATGCGTAAGAAAATGAGAGATGCTGGAGTTATCGTAGTGACAGCAGTCGTAAACAAGAAAAATAAATTGCTTGCTAAGCCAAAAGTATTTGCACCAGGTGTTTTCGAAGCGCAAGAAGATGCAGCCATTATGCAAAAGATCATAGAGAAGGTTGAGTCAGCATTTAGCCCACAACCGATAAAAAAAATAAGAAATAAGATTGAAAGTTCAATATTTAGTATCTTAAAGGAATATTTACTAAAAAGACCTATAATTGAAGTCCAGATAGAACAGGTATAG
- the dnaJ gene encoding molecular chaperone DnaJ, which produces MSKKDYYDLLEVSRNASVDEIKKAYKKLALKYHPDRNPGNKEAEEKFKEVTAAYEVLSDSEKRAGYDRYGHEGASSGFDFSQAGGDFSDIFNDFFGGGFGGGTSRSRAKRSTTGISGADLRYDLEITLEEAFKGIQAPILYVTNVKCNTCQGTGSEGAIKPAQCHTCQGSGRIRAQQGFFTIERTCTTCYGEGELIQNKCKKCGGNGRKRDEINISVSIPKGIEEGAKVRVSGKGEAGTRGGKSGNLYVCVKIAPHQIFTRNRADLHCKVPIRMTLAVLGGEIDVQSIDGTKIKVKVPEGTQTGTKLRYREKGMPYMNSHIRGDLYVQVIVETLNPKNLTQKQIELLKALEEENASVQQSEGFFGKVKKK; this is translated from the coding sequence ATGAGCAAAAAAGACTACTATGATCTGCTAGAGGTGAGCAGAAATGCTAGTGTTGATGAGATAAAAAAAGCATATAAAAAATTAGCATTAAAATATCACCCTGATAGAAATCCTGGTAATAAGGAAGCAGAGGAAAAATTTAAAGAAGTAACAGCTGCATATGAAGTTCTATCCGATTCTGAAAAAAGAGCAGGTTATGATCGTTATGGTCATGAAGGTGCTTCTAGTGGATTTGATTTCAGCCAAGCTGGAGGGGATTTTAGCGATATATTTAATGATTTTTTTGGTGGGGGATTCGGTGGTGGTACAAGTAGGTCAAGAGCAAAAAGAAGTACGACAGGAATATCTGGAGCAGATCTGCGCTACGACCTTGAAATTACCTTAGAAGAGGCGTTTAAAGGAATACAAGCACCTATACTTTATGTAACAAATGTAAAATGTAATACATGTCAAGGCACAGGTAGCGAAGGAGCAATAAAACCAGCTCAGTGCCACACATGCCAGGGAAGCGGTAGGATTAGGGCTCAACAAGGCTTTTTTACCATTGAAAGGACGTGCACTACATGCTATGGAGAAGGAGAATTAATACAAAATAAGTGTAAGAAATGCGGTGGGAATGGACGTAAAAGAGATGAAATAAATATATCCGTTTCAATTCCAAAGGGCATAGAAGAGGGAGCTAAAGTAAGGGTAAGCGGTAAAGGAGAAGCTGGAACAAGAGGTGGAAAAAGCGGAAATTTATATGTATGTGTGAAAATAGCTCCTCATCAAATCTTTACTCGCAATAGAGCAGATTTACACTGTAAAGTGCCTATAAGAATGACACTAGCAGTACTTGGCGGTGAAATTGATGTCCAATCAATTGATGGAACTAAAATAAAAGTAAAGGTCCCTGAAGGCACTCAAACCGGTACTAAACTACGTTATAGGGAAAAAGGTATGCCATATATGAACTCACATATTCGTGGCGATTTATACGTACAAGTAATAGTTGAGACTTTAAATCCAAAGAATTTAACTCAAAAGCAAATTGAGCTATTAAAAGCGCTTGAAGAAGAAAATGCAAGTGTGCAACAATCCGAAGGATTTTTTGGAAAAGTAAAAAAAAAATGA
- a CDS encoding membrane protein: MSILSILLFISLSLLNASNKLMICAALFVGAALVVNSMVEFYGRSKATYSLIACTVICCLFKLQNFSLMILVLYTAILVSLLSSIIIFEELKSKLNFHMANFVTLIIASIIDSTVVCVGLLYRFSSGKCLSIYIRDLTFKFSYASILSICLFTGMYLFCLINKKYFKIST, encoded by the coding sequence ATGTCTATTTTATCGATACTCTTGTTTATCAGTCTTTCTTTACTCAACGCTTCAAATAAATTAATGATATGTGCTGCTTTATTTGTGGGAGCTGCTTTAGTTGTCAACTCAATGGTTGAATTTTATGGTAGAAGCAAAGCTACGTACAGCTTAATAGCATGTACAGTGATATGTTGTCTTTTTAAATTACAAAATTTTAGTTTGATGATATTGGTTTTATATACTGCAATTTTAGTCTCTCTTCTCTCAAGCATAATTATTTTTGAAGAACTAAAGTCCAAGTTGAATTTTCATATGGCAAATTTTGTTACTTTAATTATAGCATCAATTATTGATAGTACCGTTGTGTGTGTTGGGCTACTATACAGATTTTCTTCAGGTAAATGTTTATCAATATATATTCGAGATTTAACTTTTAAATTTTCTTATGCATCGATATTGAGTATCTGCTTATTTACAGGAATGTATTTATTCTGCTTAATAAATAAGAAATATTTTAAGATTTCTACATAA